AACTTACTGACCTAAAAGAGGAACTTTCCTATCTTGTTGAGAATATTAAAGATAATTCGAATTATGGAGAAGTGATGAATCAAGCTGTTGAGAAAGTATTCCTAACAGCGTCATAATAGATATCGTCGTTGGTGGTGGTTGGATGAAAAATTGGGAAGAATTTTTAGCACCGTATAAACAAGCAGTAAATGAATTGAAAGTGAAATTGAAAGGCATTCGAGAGCAATTTGAAAAGGCGGATGATCATTCACCTGTTGAATTTGTTACTGGGAGAGTAAAGCCGATTTCAAGTATTCTTGATAAAGCCAAAACGAAACACATACCGCTCAATAGACTGCAGGAAGAAATGCATGATATTGCAGGTGTTCGTGTGATGTGTCAGTTCGTAGAAGATATTAATAAAGTCATTCATCACCTTCGTGGTAGAAAAGATTTTGATATCGTTGAGGAACGAGATTATGTGACGAATCAGAAAGTAAGCGGCTATCGATCATACCATGTGGTCGTTCAGTATCCAGTTCAAACGATTCAAGGAGAACAAATGCTGCTCGTTGAAATACAAATTCGAACACTTGCTATGAATTTCTGGGCGACAATTGAGCATTCTTTGAATTATAAATACAATAAGAAAATACCTGATGATGTCAAAAAGCGCCTCCAACGAGCCGCTGAAGCAGCTTCCAAACTTGATGATGAAATGTCTGAAATTCGCGGTGAGATTAAGGAAGCTCAGAAAATCTTTATGCAAAAGAAAGAAAATGAACAAAAAGAAAGCTGAAAACTAAACTAGACGAGGTGCCTAAATTGAAATTTGCGGTAAAGTCAAAAGGGGATCAAACCTCCAATCAACTTCAGCAGCGCATCAAAAATTATTTACGTGATTTCGATCTGGACTATGATGAAGCAGAACCGGATATTGTCATTTCGGTTGGCGGTGATGGGACACTACTACACGCTTTTCATCATTATCAAGATCGCCTGGATCAAACAGCCTTTGTAGGTGTTCATACTGGACACTTAGGTTTCTATGCGGACTGGACCCCTGAAGAAGTCGAAAAGCTCGTCATCCATATTGCAAGGACTCCTTTTCAAATTGTAGAATATCCATTGCTTGAAGTAACGGTTCGCTATTTAAATAGTTCCAAAGAGAACCGCTATCTTGCGCTAAATGAATGTACAGTCAAAAGTGTAGAGGGATCTTTAGTGATGAATGTTGAAATAAAAGGTGATCTGTTTGAAACGTTTAGAGGAGACGGTCTCTGTATTTCAACGCCATCTGGTAGTACAGCCTATAATAAAGCGTTGGGCGGGGCGATCATTCATCCTGCACTTCCTTCCATTCAACTTTCAGAAATGGCATCTATCAACAATCGCGTCTTTCGTACTGTAGGATCTCCACTTGTGCTTCCGCAGCATCATACGTGTCTTCTGCGACCGGTGAACGATGCTGACTTTCAAATTACGATTGACCATCTGTTCTTATTGCAACAAGATGTAAAGTCCATTCAATATCGAGTAGCAGAAGAGAAAGTAAGATTCGCGCGTTTTAGACCGTTTCCTTTCTGGAAAAGAGTAAAGGAATCATTTGTCGATGAAGTATATTAAAGCGAGGCAGTACTGTTCATGAGTTGAACGGTGCTGTTTTTTTCGCTCTATTACAAAAGAATGCCTATCATGAAAAATTTTATAATACACGAGGTGAGTTTGCTTGAGCGTTAGAATGACGTGGAACGTAGAAGAGAAGGATGAAGGGATGCTGCTAAGGGAATTCCTTCTTACGGAAAAGAATTTATCAAGAAGTATGTTAACAGATATTAAATTCAATGGAGGAAAACTTACGGTTAATAACATCAATCAAACCGTTAGAGCTGTCTTAAGGAAAGACGATACGGTGGAAGTCTTATTTCCAAAAGAAACTGTGAGCGAAACGATGGTAGCTAAAGAGATGGAACTTCGTATTTGTTATGAGGATGAGCACTTTTTACTTATCAATAAGCCAGCAAGCCTACCGACGATTCCATCTCGTCATTCAAAAGAATCACTCGCAGAAGGTGTTCTCTACTATTATCATACGCATAAGCTAGATCGAACGATCCACGCGGTTAATCGTTTGGATCGAGATACATCTGGACTCGTTTTATTTGCGAAGCACCGCTATGCACATGACCTTCTTTCAAGACAGCAGAAAAACAAAGAGATGAAACGACAATACGTTGCACTTGTTCATGGAGAAGTTAAAGGAGAAGGTGAAATCGATGCGCCAATAGGGAGGAAAGAGGGGAGTATCATTGAAAGGGCCGTTCGTCCTGATGGACAACACGCATTAACGAGTTACCGCACAATAAATCATTATAAAGGATTCTCCCTTCTTGAATTATCGCTAAAAACGGGGAGAACCCATCAAATTAGAGTTCATATGTCTTATCTTGGTCATCCGCTCTTAGGGGATGATCTCTATGGTGGAACGCATGCATTAATAAATAGACAAGCGTTACATAGTGCGAAGCTTGAGTTCTATCATCCTTTCCTAGAAAAAAAACTACGGTTTGTTTCAGAGCTTGAAGAGGATATGTTCTGTCTCATTCGAAAGAAGTGAATTTCTCAGGAACATAAGGCATTGATGATTGGACAGAAGTTGTTTTCAATTCGGGATAGCTAAGCGAAGTCAGTTTGCCTCCAAACACGCATCCTGTGTCAATGTTTATTGTATGATTCACCCATCTTGGTTCTTTCACTGGAGTGTGCCCATAAACAATAAGAGATTCTCCGTTATAATGCTTAGCCCAGTCTCTTCGAATAGGCATGCCGTTCGGATGAGATTCTCCTGAAATGTCGCCGTAGAGGACAAATGTTTTTACTTTTTTCCCAACTTGTCCGATATAATGCTTAGGAATTCCCGCATGTGCAGCAATTATTTCCCCGTCATCGAGGGATAAATAGAGTGGTGCATGTTCATAAAGAGAGATAAATTGACTTTTCACAGCCTCTTTCTCATCATTTGGGAGAGCATTTAGTTCAGCAACCGTTGTCTCCAGTCCATGTGTTTGCTGAACGTTTCGGCCGATAAAATACCGATAAAGCTTATTGCAATGGTTCCCAGGGCAATAGTAAGCCTGTCCGGTGCTAACGAGTTGTGAGACTACGTTAATCACAGCAAGTGATTCTTTTCCTCGATCGGTGATATCACCAGGAAAGACGAGTTTTCTGCCGTCAGGATGAACGGGAAGTCCACTTTCCCATGAATATCCGATTCGTTTGGTTAGTTCTATCAGTTCTTTATAACATCCGTGTATATCGCTGATAATGTCTAACAATTGGCAACCTCCTATCTCATCTCTCTATCATTACCCTATTGGACGACTATGTATCAAGGTTAAAGGCCAAATAAAAAAACCTGCCAATTTGGCAGGTTATTCAAACATATACGTTTTCGTTCGAGATCGGACGTTTAATACGAGTCCGACTGCAATCATGTAGGTTAAAAGTGCACTTCCTCCATAGCTTACGAATGGTAATGGGATACCAGTAATTGGCAATATCCGAATGGTCATTCCAATGTTTTGGAATACCTGGAATGTTAGCATCCCGATAACGCCTGCGCACAAATAGCTTCCAAAAGATTCATTGCTTTCAAGGGCTGTATGAATCATTCGGTAAATTAGCATGAAGAAAATGGAGATCGTAATACTTGCTCCTATGAATCCGAATTCTTCTCCAATCACAGCAAAAATAAAGTCAGTGTGCGCTTCAGGGAAGTAAACAGTACCGTCAGCGTATCCTTTCCCTTCTAATTTACCAGAGCCGATGGCAAGGATCGCTTTCGTCGCTTGATAGCCTGCATCTGTATACTCTTCAGGAGCAAGCCATCCATAGAATCGAGCGAGCTGATATTCATCAAGTAAGTAGGCTTTAAAGAACGCCGGAAACTTAAAGAAAATAAAGACAAGAGCAGATATTCCCGCAACCCCTAGTAAACTTAAAAGAGAGAGAAGTCGCCACCGTACGCCTGATACTAATGTAATACTAACAACAATGGCAGTGAAAACCATCGCAGTTCCAAGGTCAGGCTGAGCCATAACGATTAGAAGAGGCGCAGCTGCCACACCGAAAATTTTGGCTAATAACAAAAGGTCAGTTTGAATGGTTTTTGTTGGGTTTTTTTCATGATGGTTGACCGCTGTAGAAGCGATCGTAATAATCAAGAAAATTTTCATAAACTCTGATGGCTGTACACTTCCTAAACCAGGAAGCACAAACCAGCTTTTTGCCCCATTTCGAATCGGAGCAATTTGATAACTTCCAATATACTCAGGACTAACCGCAAGCAAGATTAGAAGAAGAATTCCAAATCCATAGAGATACCAGGATAATTGTTTAAAGCGATCAAAATCAATGACCAGTGTGAGCGAGAGGACAAACGCACCAACGAAATACCACGTTAGCTGTCTTCCTGCGAAGTTGAAGTTTTTTAATTCTCCAGGAAGTGACGCCTGTGCACTATAAATGGCGATAGTACTAATGCACATCAGGAGAAAGACAAAGAATAAAAGTGTGAAATCTATTTGTTGCCATGGTGTTTGATTGTCATTGTTCATGATATAATCCTTTCTAAAGAAAAGCGTTCCTTCTTTTAATCACAATTCCTATCTTATCTGAAATCCTTCCATTTGCAAATCGGTTCCTGTATTTATTTTTGACAAAATAACTACACACCGACTAAGATAGGAAGGTAATTTTACTTTATGACACTGATAAGTAGAAAAAACGTTCATCCTTAGAAAAGCTTATCGGAAATAAACGATAAATGCTATAGCCATATTTGAGTATTTACGCACTTTGTTACTAAAACATCAAGGAGGTGTGCAGAGTGGCTTACCAGGAGCAAGAAACGCAAGCTTTGTACGAAGCACTTATCCATCATTTAGAACAAGAAAGAATCGATGCCTTTCGGGAATTGTTTCTAGATATTCACCCTTATGAACAGTCTCAATTCTTCTTAACTGTATCAGAACAAATCAGGCTGCTTGTGTACACCTATTTATCACCAAGAGAAATGGCCGAAATCTTTCAGAATTTTGATATTGAAGAGCAAGAAGAATACATTTCGGAGATGGAGCCAGCTTATGCAGCTAAAATGCTCGCAGAGATGTATGCCGATGACGCAGTAGACGTATTAAATGAACTAAACCCTGAACAGATTGCAAGTTACTTAACCATTATGGATGATGATGCAGCTGACGAAATTAAGGAACTTCTTCATTATGAAGAAAAAACAGCTGGTAGTATCATGACAACAGAATTTGTATCGATTCGAGCACACCAAACGGTGAAGCGAGCGATGCAAATACTGAGACGTGAAGCACCTGAAGCAGAGACGATCTACTATATATTCGTATTAGATGAACAGAAAAGGCTCGTCGGGGTTATTTCTCTTAGAGATTTAATTATTGCAGAAGAAGATACGTTAATAGAAGAGATTATGAATGAGCGGGTTGTTTCCATTTCGGTCGGTGAAGATCAGGAGGAAGCCGCTAGAATTATGAGAGATTATGACTTTCTAGCACTTCCCGTTCTCGACTTCCAAAATCATTTGCTCGGTATTATCACACACGATGATATTGTCGACGTTATTGAGGAAGAAGCTTCAGAGGACTATTCAAAGCTTGCCGCTATTTCAGATGACGGTTCGTTTGATCGCAATCCATTCTCATCAGCGAAAAAAAGGTTACCATGGCTCATCATTCTCTTATTTCTTGGAATGATGACAGCAAGCTTAATTGGTCAGTTTGAGGTAACCCTCGATAAAGTCCCATTGCTAGCGGTATTTATTCCACTTATTGCTGGAATGGCAGGTAATACAGGAACACAAGCGCTTGCTGTTGTTGTAAGAGGTCTTGCTACTGGAGATTTTGAAGAGAATAGTAAGTGGGCGTTAATAGTTAGAGAAGCAGGAACTGGACTAATTACCGGTGCAACGTCAGGAGTTCTCGTCACCATTATTATTTTCTTGTGGAAAGGAACCTTTTTACTTGGTTTATTAGTTGGTTTTTCGTTATTATTTACGTTGATTGTTGCCACTCTTGCTGGTGCGCTAGTCCCACTCTTAATGCACAAACTTAACATAGACCCTGCCGTTGCTTCAGGGCCGTTCATTACAACTATTAATGATATTATCAGTATACTTATTTATTTTGGAATGGCGACTGCATTTATGAGTCAATTAGTCTAAAGACTAATTGACTGTGCAGACGTTTGAAGGAGGAAAGAAATGGAACACGGTGCATCCGTATCATCACTTGTTATCGTAGTCGTAATCGCATTTTTAATACCGTTTATCTTACACCGCTTCAGACTGAACTTTTTGCCAGTCGTAGTTGCCGAGATTATCGCCGGAATTTTCATTGGACAAAGTGGATTTAACCTTGTTCAAGGAGATACTTGGCTTGATACGCTATCAACTCTTGGTTTTATCTTCTTGATGTTCCTAAGTGGTCTTGAGATCGATTTCTCGGTTTTTGCGAGTAAAAAGAAAAAAGTAAAGCTACCAAGCGGTAAACTCGAACCGAATCGTGTTCTCGTCTCGTTTATCGTCTTTATTTTTGTATTTCTTGTATCGTACCTATTGTCTCTTCTATTCGTTGTACTTGGGTATACGGATAATGCCTTCTTTATGACGTTAATCATTTCAACCATATCGCTTGGTGTAGTGGTTCCTACGTTAAAAGACGCAAACATAATGAAGAGTAGTATCGGTCAAACGATTCTATTAATCGCCGTTATAGCTGACTTGGCTACAATGATTTTACTGGCGATCTTTGTTTCCCTGAATTCAGGGGGAGAAGGGAACATGTGGCTGCTTCTCATACTCTTTGGAGCAGGAATTTTGCTTTATTTCCTTGGGGCTTACTTCCGACATCTTTCCTTTATCGAGACGATGTCCAAGGGGACCATTCAAATTGGTACGAGAGCCGTCTTTACGTTAATTATTGTATTAGTCGGTATCTCTGAAACGGTTGGAGCGGAAAATATCTTAGGTGCCTTTCTTGCCGGTGCACTCGTTTCCTTGCTCTCACCAAATACGGAACTCGTGCAAAAGCTCGATTCATTTGGATATGGCTTTCTCATTCCTATTTTCTTCGTAATGGTTGGGGTAGAGCTAGATATCTGGTCACTTTTCCAGGATCCTAAAGTGTTAATTCTTATTCCATTACTGTTGATTGCGCTCTTTGCTTCAAAATTAGTGCCCGTTGTTGTATTGAAAAAATGGTATGATACGAAAACGGTTCTCGGTTCCGGCATGTTGCTAACATCAACGCTTTCTCTCGTTATTGCAGCAGCTGAAATCGGAGAACGAATTGATATCATTGATGATCAGCTGTCATCTGCTTTAATCTTAGTGGCGATTATGAGCTGTATTCTAGCACCAATTCTTTTCAAGAAACTAATGCCGAAGCCAGAAGAAAGCTCTCATGCGAAGAAGCTGGCGATCATCGGAGCAAACCAAATCACTTTGCCTATCTCGCTGGAACTTAATCCTGCCAATTATGAAACATCGATTTATCATACGAAGCAGGAGAAAGTGGACTCTGAGAAACAAAGCAGTCATTTTAAAGTAATTGAGCTTTCGGATTATAGCATTGATACACTAAAGAAAAGCTCTGTCTTCGATGCCGATATCCTCCTCATTTCTTCTGGAGATGATGAAACGAACTCGGATATTGCGGTATTCGCGAAAGAATATGGAACAGATCGCGTCATTGCTCGAATTGAATTAACAGAAATAGCCGATCAGCTAAGAGAGCTTAATATTGATGTATTCTCTGTTTTCTTCTCAACAAAAGCCTTGTTAAAAGCGCTCATCGAGTCTCCTGGAGTCGTTAATATCTTCACTCGTGAAGAAAATGCGCTATATCAAATTAACATGAACAATGTGGAATACAACGGTGTGCCACTGCGTAGCTTCCCATATCTCGGTGATACGATCATAGTACGAATTTTCCGTGGTAAGGATTCGATTGTCCCTCATGGTGACACTGAGCTCCGAATTGGTGATCGCTTAATTGTGACAGGAAGCAGCGATAGTGTAGAAGAAGTTCGAACGTTGCTAAGTTATTAATTTTCAGCCCCTTCTCTTAGAGAGAGAGGGGGTTTTTTACGTTAATAAGAAAGGAGCATAAATGCGACGAACAAGGTGATACTTTTTACCATACGGTTATAAATGGAGGGTGAAGGTGAATGGATGTTGAAAGTCCGAAAGTGATTTGTCCTGTATGTAAAGGAAGTTGTGATATGGAAGAATCTCTTACAGCTCAGTCAAATCAAAACGTCATATTTGAGTGTCCAATATGCGGTTATGAGAGACGAAATATTCAAACAAATAAAGGATGAAGAAATCCACATGGTGCATGTTCACTAAAGCATGTTATACTTAGGACGTGGTGCTAATAACTAATAATAAATTCGAGGAGGAGCATGGATATGAACCTGTCTCTTGAGAACCGTACATATGTTGTCATGGGCGTTGCAAACAAACGTAGCATTGCCTGGGGAATTGCGCAGGCGCTAAGCAGTGCCGGTGCTAGATTGATTTTTACTTACGCAGGTGAGCGTCTTGAGAAGAATGTTCGCGACCTTGCTGGAACGCTAGATCGTGATGATTCTATTATTTTACCGTGTGATATTACGAATGATGAAGAAATCGAAGCGACATTCGCTCAGATTAAAGAAGAAGTTGGTGTTATTCACGGACTTGCTCACTGTATCGCCTTCGCGAAAACAGAAGAATTAAAGGGCGAGTATCTTGAAACGACGCGTGAAGGTTTCTTGCTAGCGCATAACATTAGCTCATATTCACTCACAGCTGTTTCAAAAGCAGCTCGTCCACTTATGACTGAAGGAGGAAGCATCCTTACGATGACTTACCTTGGTGGCGAACGTGTTGTGAACAACTACAACGTTATGGGCGTAGCAAAAGCCTCGCTTGACGCAAGTGTGAAATACCTTGCGAACGACCTTGGAAAAGACAACATCCGTGTAAACGCGATTTCGGCTGGGCCAATCCGTACACTTGCTGCAAAAGGAATTAATGATTTCAACTCTGTGATTAAAGAGATTGAAGAGAAATCTCCGATGCGTCGTACTGTAACGAAAGAAGACGTCGGAAACACAGCGCTGTTCTTAATGAGTGATCTTTCTGGTGGAATTACTGGCGAGATGATTCATGTGGATAGTGGGTACAATATTATCGCGACATGATTGAAAAAACCACGACAAATGTCGTGGTTTTTCTTATGCTTGATTTGCGATTGAAATAGCACTTAATGAATTGATGTCAACCACATAAACCTGTGGAGATAGATCGATAACAGATTCATAGGTGAATTTAGCACAGCCGGTTTTATGATTATAGCTAAGGAGTGTAAAAGGTGTTGGTGCTTTTGCCCCTGATTCAAGGATAACAAAGCCTGCTGTTCCCTTCATGTGAAGATAAACAAGAGGTCTTCTTGGAAGTAATAATTCATGATCCTGGTGCAATAGTTCTTTCAAAAGCGACGTGATGCAATCGTGGTCTTTCATGTCATGCTTTTTCTCACACTTTGATTCATGCTTTTCCTCACATTTTGAATGGTGTTCCTCTTTTTCACACTTGCAATTACAGTGTACTTCTAATTTCCACTCTCCATCATGCTTCGTCCATTTTGAATGATGGTCGTCCTTATCGCATTTGCATTTATGTTGCTTATCTTCGTCTTTCTTATCGCACTTTGAATCATGCTTACGATCCCATTTAGAACCGTAATATTTCTTACTCTTGGGACAGAATTCATCTGAGAATAAAGTACTCAATTAATCGACATCCTTTCTAAACATATTTACCCGATTCTGAAAAGGTCAGGTCTAGTATAATGTATTAAAAAAGGTACAAGTTGCACCGGCTAATCGACCATTTCTTTAAAATTAGGTGATCCTTCGTCAAAGTTCCGTCCATTTTTATGATTAATAATCATTTTGTCCAAACAAGCTTGTATCGTTTTCATATGATTAATAGAACGGGAGTAGTACTACCGAAATCAATGAAAAGGATGGGTTGCGATGTTAACATTTAGAGCACTTTTGCATCAGATGAAGAATTCAAACACAATCATAGATACTGTTTACACGTTTGATACGCACGAGATGGAAGGTGAACCTAATATTATCGGGGTTACAGTTGTTGAAGTAGGCTTTGATTTTGTCATATTTAATCAACCTGGTTCTGGTGCTACAGGAGCAGTACTCGTTCCAATTGACAAAATTGTATCAATGGACTATTAAGAAGATTTTTGTTAAAGGTTTCTATTATTGAAACCTTTCTTTTTTATGTCCAGTTATAAAGGAGTGGAATGATTGAGGAAAGTATCAATTTTATTTATTACGAATAAAATAGATCATTATGTTGAAAAAAGCACGACGTATTTGATTTCGGAGTTAGAGAAGCAAAGTAACCTTATGCTATGGCATGATCATGGTGATATTCATTCCATTCTTAATAACTTCAGTACAAAGCCAGATTTTATTCTACTAAATGATTTTCATCCTACTTACGGACGGTACATTACAGGACTCAACCAGATTAAAATACCAATAGGCATGATAATGCACGATTTACATTATAAAAAAGGTGCTCGGACAAAATTGATGAGAGAGATCCGACCATCCTTGATTTTCACCCATTATCGTGATGCATTTCTAACCTTCTATCCTGAATTCCAAGACCAAATGATTTGGTTTCCTCATCATGTGCCAGAACACATCTTTTTTGACTATCAGCTCGAAAAAGAAATCGATGTGCTCATGATAGGCTCCTTGATTCCAAAGCTTTACCCATTAAGAAATCACATATATGAACAGATGAAACAAAGGAAGGGATTCATTTATCACACTCATCCTGGTTATGGTAAGGAGGGTGACAGAGGCATAACGGGTGAAGGATATGCTCGAGAAATGAATCGCTCAAAGATTTTTGTTACATGTCATTCGATTTATCAATATCCATTGTTAAAATACATGGAATCGCTAGCCTGTCATACGCTTCTTCTAGCTCCGGCTACCAGAGAACTAGAAGACCTAGGGTTTGTTGATCAGGAAACATTTGTAGCAATTGACGAAACTAATTTTTCGGAGCGTGCGACCCAGTATTTAAGTAGTGAAACAGAGAGAAATAATATTGCCAAAAGAGGTTATGAAATGGTAAGGAAAAAGCATTTAACATCGGTTAGAGTGGCAGAAATGATTCAACACATTCAGCAAGTTATTTGAATGTGTTGTTTTTTTATCTATGGAATTTTCATCATTTCAATGAATTTAGTTGCATATGTTTCTGGGTTTAAAAGGTAAGTGATGTGATTTTTTGCTTGTATTTTGATGAGATTTCGTAAAACGTCATTAGATAACATGTCGATTCCTTCTGTAACGGCATCAATCATGTTAGTGAGGTCAATAAGTTTACCTGATTGATTATGAAGAACAAAGCTTCTTACACCATCTGAATCTGTCGTAACGACTGGACAGTGACAGCTGATCGCTTCAACTAATGCGTAGCCAAAGCCCTCCACTAACGAAGTAGAGCATAAAAATCCACCTGAATCACCGATCATGGAAAAATACTTGGCCATTTCTATATTAGGCACATTGGAGTAACAAGTGATAATTTCATTCAGTCCAAGTTCACAGCATGAAGTTTCAAATGCTTCCTTTTCGCTCGTAAATGCCAATGTAGGATCATGAAACATCCATATGACTAAATTAGGTTGTCGTTTTCGCAGTTCAAATACGTATTCCAGGAACCCACGCCAATTTTTATTGGACTCCAGCCGACCCACCCATCCGATAATGGGGGCAGAAGAAATCGATGGCGAGTTAATATATTTAAACCGATTTGTATCAAAACAATTATGGAAAGAATAAACAGGGAAATTCGGAATATATTTTTCCACTAATGAAGCAAGGTGAGGCGTGCGAGGATAAAAGATTGCGTCAGCATAAGTCGTCACATGACGATGGGCTCGCTGCATCCACCGTTCAGCTTCTGGCATCGTTCCGAGGCCCTGTATTTCATAAATCAACTTTCCCTCATAACCGAGAGAACGAATACGCTTAAGAAATAAATGATCGGAGCAAACCATTATAAGCGTATAGTGATTTTTTTCGATTAATGCTTTGATCTCTTGATCATTGTTCGTCACATAAACAGGTATATCACGAATATTGGCATAGCCGCTTCCTTGCTGCATATACAGAAGTTCGCATGAGACGCCTGCTTCTTTAAGTGCAAGACATCTTTCTCGATTTAATGTTTCAACACCACCACTCGGTAAATAATAGACAAAAAGAACTTTCATAGTTAGCCTCCCATCCTGCTTTTATTACGTTATGCATAAAGGAAAAAATATCGAATAAAAAACGAGACCAATTTCGGTCTCGTTTTCTCATTACCCAAACGAAATTCCAGTAAGGGTTATGGGGCCAACTGCATTAGCGCTATCAAGAAGGATAAGGCTTTGATCTAACTCTGCTCGTAGAGAGTAGTCATAATAACCGCCTGGGGGATTATTGTCGACGGCAGTGAAAGATATCGTTTGATAGTCTGCTACGCTTACATCAATGGAAATACGTGTACTGAAAATAACCATTGAGTTTCTGTAGATTGTAACTAGTACAGTTGGATTTAAAGCAGTGGCTCTAACCCCGATAGTCGCATTAAGTTCAACTTCGCTTACTTGATTGGGAACGTATAGTCCGAAGCTAGCTAGCGTAACACGAGAAGGTGAGCGAGGAATGTTTCGAACGATTGAGTTGCTAAAAGCTGTTGGAACGCTTTTGTTATAATCAAAAATTTGCTTAGGCATAAGTGACCTCCTCTCTTATCAGGATAGCTTATCCTATGCGAACTACAGAGGGATGGAATAGACAGGCCCCCCCTTTTAAATAAAAAGGGCATTATAAAGTAGTTTTTCAAAATTAGGAGATTGTCCATTGCGGGTTACCGTTTCATACATAAGTTAATTAGTGTAAAAAAAGTGTAAGAAATGAGGGCCGACATGAAGGTTGCGACAATACTGGGCACACGACCAGAAATTATTAGATTAAGTTTGATCATTGATAAACTCGATCAATTAGCTGATGAAC
The sequence above is drawn from the Pseudalkalibacillus hwajinpoensis genome and encodes:
- a CDS encoding GTP pyrophosphokinase, which encodes MKNWEEFLAPYKQAVNELKVKLKGIREQFEKADDHSPVEFVTGRVKPISSILDKAKTKHIPLNRLQEEMHDIAGVRVMCQFVEDINKVIHHLRGRKDFDIVEERDYVTNQKVSGYRSYHVVVQYPVQTIQGEQMLLVEIQIRTLAMNFWATIEHSLNYKYNKKIPDDVKKRLQRAAEAASKLDDEMSEIRGEIKEAQKIFMQKKENEQKES
- a CDS encoding NAD kinase, producing the protein MKFAVKSKGDQTSNQLQQRIKNYLRDFDLDYDEAEPDIVISVGGDGTLLHAFHHYQDRLDQTAFVGVHTGHLGFYADWTPEEVEKLVIHIARTPFQIVEYPLLEVTVRYLNSSKENRYLALNECTVKSVEGSLVMNVEIKGDLFETFRGDGLCISTPSGSTAYNKALGGAIIHPALPSIQLSEMASINNRVFRTVGSPLVLPQHHTCLLRPVNDADFQITIDHLFLLQQDVKSIQYRVAEEKVRFARFRPFPFWKRVKESFVDEVY
- a CDS encoding RluA family pseudouridine synthase, which gives rise to MTWNVEEKDEGMLLREFLLTEKNLSRSMLTDIKFNGGKLTVNNINQTVRAVLRKDDTVEVLFPKETVSETMVAKEMELRICYEDEHFLLINKPASLPTIPSRHSKESLAEGVLYYYHTHKLDRTIHAVNRLDRDTSGLVLFAKHRYAHDLLSRQQKNKEMKRQYVALVHGEVKGEGEIDAPIGRKEGSIIERAVRPDGQHALTSYRTINHYKGFSLLELSLKTGRTHQIRVHMSYLGHPLLGDDLYGGTHALINRQALHSAKLEFYHPFLEKKLRFVSELEEDMFCLIRKK
- the prpE gene encoding bis(5'-nucleosyl)-tetraphosphatase PrpE; translation: MLDIISDIHGCYKELIELTKRIGYSWESGLPVHPDGRKLVFPGDITDRGKESLAVINVVSQLVSTGQAYYCPGNHCNKLYRYFIGRNVQQTHGLETTVAELNALPNDEKEAVKSQFISLYEHAPLYLSLDDGEIIAAHAGIPKHYIGQVGKKVKTFVLYGDISGESHPNGMPIRRDWAKHYNGESLIVYGHTPVKEPRWVNHTINIDTGCVFGGKLTSLSYPELKTTSVQSSMPYVPEKFTSFE
- a CDS encoding FtsW/RodA/SpoVE family cell cycle protein; protein product: MNNDNQTPWQQIDFTLLFFVFLLMCISTIAIYSAQASLPGELKNFNFAGRQLTWYFVGAFVLSLTLVIDFDRFKQLSWYLYGFGILLLILLAVSPEYIGSYQIAPIRNGAKSWFVLPGLGSVQPSEFMKIFLIITIASTAVNHHEKNPTKTIQTDLLLLAKIFGVAAAPLLIVMAQPDLGTAMVFTAIVVSITLVSGVRWRLLSLLSLLGVAGISALVFIFFKFPAFFKAYLLDEYQLARFYGWLAPEEYTDAGYQATKAILAIGSGKLEGKGYADGTVYFPEAHTDFIFAVIGEEFGFIGASITISIFFMLIYRMIHTALESNESFGSYLCAGVIGMLTFQVFQNIGMTIRILPITGIPLPFVSYGGSALLTYMIAVGLVLNVRSRTKTYMFE
- the mgtE gene encoding magnesium transporter — protein: MAYQEQETQALYEALIHHLEQERIDAFRELFLDIHPYEQSQFFLTVSEQIRLLVYTYLSPREMAEIFQNFDIEEQEEYISEMEPAYAAKMLAEMYADDAVDVLNELNPEQIASYLTIMDDDAADEIKELLHYEEKTAGSIMTTEFVSIRAHQTVKRAMQILRREAPEAETIYYIFVLDEQKRLVGVISLRDLIIAEEDTLIEEIMNERVVSISVGEDQEEAARIMRDYDFLALPVLDFQNHLLGIITHDDIVDVIEEEASEDYSKLAAISDDGSFDRNPFSSAKKRLPWLIILLFLGMMTASLIGQFEVTLDKVPLLAVFIPLIAGMAGNTGTQALAVVVRGLATGDFEENSKWALIVREAGTGLITGATSGVLVTIIIFLWKGTFLLGLLVGFSLLFTLIVATLAGALVPLLMHKLNIDPAVASGPFITTINDIISILIYFGMATAFMSQLV
- a CDS encoding monovalent cation:proton antiporter family protein, yielding MEHGASVSSLVIVVVIAFLIPFILHRFRLNFLPVVVAEIIAGIFIGQSGFNLVQGDTWLDTLSTLGFIFLMFLSGLEIDFSVFASKKKKVKLPSGKLEPNRVLVSFIVFIFVFLVSYLLSLLFVVLGYTDNAFFMTLIISTISLGVVVPTLKDANIMKSSIGQTILLIAVIADLATMILLAIFVSLNSGGEGNMWLLLILFGAGILLYFLGAYFRHLSFIETMSKGTIQIGTRAVFTLIIVLVGISETVGAENILGAFLAGALVSLLSPNTELVQKLDSFGYGFLIPIFFVMVGVELDIWSLFQDPKVLILIPLLLIALFASKLVPVVVLKKWYDTKTVLGSGMLLTSTLSLVIAAAEIGERIDIIDDQLSSALILVAIMSCILAPILFKKLMPKPEESSHAKKLAIIGANQITLPISLELNPANYETSIYHTKQEKVDSEKQSSHFKVIELSDYSIDTLKKSSVFDADILLISSGDDETNSDIAVFAKEYGTDRVIARIELTEIADQLRELNIDVFSVFFSTKALLKALIESPGVVNIFTREENALYQINMNNVEYNGVPLRSFPYLGDTIIVRIFRGKDSIVPHGDTELRIGDRLIVTGSSDSVEEVRTLLSY